One Deltaproteobacteria bacterium DNA segment encodes these proteins:
- a CDS encoding AMP-binding protein: MPTAPNWNFGDVLDALDASYAASAPALIHDDAVTSWADFARRSNNLAAQLRARGAVPDDKVGFYLRNRPEYVETLAACFKARLVHVNVNYRYLDDELWYIFDNSDAKVVVFDGEFAERVAKLHARLPKVVAWVQVGGAPLDFAIPYESLANGGSGRALGIARDGKDLLFLYTGGTTGMPKGVMWAANDLWHALGA, translated from the coding sequence ATGCCCACCGCCCCGAACTGGAATTTCGGCGACGTGCTCGACGCGCTCGACGCGAGCTACGCCGCAAGCGCCCCCGCGCTGATCCACGACGACGCCGTCACGAGCTGGGCTGATTTCGCGCGGCGCTCGAACAATCTCGCCGCGCAGCTTCGCGCGCGCGGCGCGGTGCCCGACGACAAGGTGGGCTTCTACCTGCGCAACCGGCCCGAGTACGTCGAGACGCTCGCGGCCTGCTTCAAGGCGCGGCTGGTGCACGTGAACGTGAACTACCGCTACCTCGACGACGAGCTCTGGTACATCTTCGACAACTCCGACGCGAAGGTGGTCGTCTTCGACGGCGAGTTCGCGGAGCGGGTCGCGAAGCTGCACGCGAGGCTTCCGAAGGTCGTCGCGTGGGTGCAGGTCGGCGGCGCGCCGCTCGACTTCGCGATCCCCTACGAGTCGCTCGCGAACGGCGGCTCCGGACGCGCGCTGGGCATTGCGCGCGACGGGAAGGACCTGCTCTTCCTGTACACCGGCGGGACGACCGGCATGCCGAAGGGCGTGATGTGGGCGGCGAACGACCTCTGGCACGCGCTAGGAGCCTGA